A single genomic interval of Gossypium raimondii isolate GPD5lz chromosome 11, ASM2569854v1, whole genome shotgun sequence harbors:
- the LOC105803810 gene encoding proline-rich receptor-like protein kinase PERK4, with translation MGSSPENSPSEDSPPAPSDSNSSQDSPSRTDSSSSSSSSSSPRPSSSSSSSPPPPAKSSSSDSKQDSSSSSSSPPPSTRHTYHSPASSNSSHSHKSSGSKQVSSSKNTPSSDSSDKIAGVDIKIIVGAAVAVGLVLLLLIICCIVCCCRKKKKKAQRQVMYYDDAKGDGKDYYNNYQNTQWGNGPNGPEHVVKVPPPSGGANYSGGWGSQAPPVFSGQASSNFSGPHPPPLPPPSPNLALGFNKSTFSYEELLAATNGFSQANLIGQGGFGYVHKGVFPNGKEVAVKSLKSGSGQGEREFQAEVEIISRVHHRHLVSLVGYCIAGGQRMLVYEFVANKTLEHHLHGKDRPVMDFPTRLRIALGSAKGLAYLHEDCHPRIIHRDIKSANILLDNNFEAMVADFGLAKLSTDNYTHVSTRVMGTFGYLAPEYASSGKLTDRSDVFSFGVMLLELITGKQPIDISMDDSLVDWARPLLTRALEGGNVDELVDPRLEKNYNQNEMQRMIACAAASIRHSARKRPKMSQIARILEGDSSLDDLNENGSKPGQSTIFGASGEYTNSSYNADMERFRQLALGSQEFTSSDYGTSSCENSTEMGPGGARK, from the exons ATGGGTTCATCCCCTGAGAATTCTCCATCTGAAGATTCCCCACCTGCTCCATCAGACTCAAATTCATCACAGGACTCCCCATCTAGAACagattcatcatcatcatcctcatccTCATCCTCGCCCCGACCGTCGTCGTCTTCGTCTTCGTCCCCACCACCTCCggcaaaatcatcatcatctgACAGCAAACAagattcttcttcttcctcttcttctcctCCTCCTTCAACTCGGCACACTTACCACTCTCCCGCTTCTTCTAATTCTTCTCATTCCCACAAAAGCAGTGGTTCCAAGCAAGTTTCCTCTTCTAAAAATACACCATCCTCAGATTCCTCCGACAAAATTGCCGGCGTAGATATAAAAATCATTGTAGGAGCAGCTGTGGCCGTGGGATTGGTGCTCCTTCTTTTGATCATCTGTTGTATAGTATGTTGCTGtcggaagaagaagaagaaagcccAGAGGCAAGTGATGTACTATGATGATGCTAAAG GTGACGGTAAAGACTATTATAACAACTATCAGAATACACAGTGGGGTAATGGTCCCAACGGGCCAGAGCATGTTGTAAAAGTACCCCCACCATCAGGAGGTGCTAACTACAGTGGCGGCTGGGGTTCTCAAGCACCACCGGTTTTTAGTGGTCAAGCAAGCTCCAACTTCTCAGGCCCACATCCTCCTCCTTTGCCACCTCCATCACCAAACCTTGCTCTTGGATTCAATAAGAGCACTTTCAGTTATGAGGAGCTGCTTGCTGCAACCAACGGATTTTCCCAGGCCAATCTGATTGGTCAAGGCGGCTTCGGATACGTGCATAAGGGCGTCTTTCCAAATGGAAAGGAGGTTGCAGTTAAGAGTTTAAAAAGTGGTAGTGGACAAGGAGAAAGAGAATTCCAAGCTGAAGTTGAAATCATTAGCCGTGTTCATCATCGCCATCTTGTGTCACTGGTTGGGTATTGCATTGCTGGCGGGCAGCGGATGTTGGTGTATGAATTTGTTGCAAATAAAACCTTGGAACATCATCTCCATG GAAAGGATCGTCCTGTTATGGATTTCCCCACTAGACTTCGTATTGCATTAGGCTCCGCGAAAGGGCTTGCTTATCTCCATGAAGACT GCCATCCTCGCATTATTCATCGTGATATCAAATCAGCTAATATTCTACTTGATAACAACTTTGAGGCGATG GTTGCCGATTTTGGATTGGCTAAGTTGTCAACTGATAACTACACTCATGTCTCGACTCGGGTGATGGGAACTTTTGG GTACTTGGCTCCGGAGTACGCTTCAAGTGGCAAGTTAACAGATAGATCCGATGTTTTCTCATTTGGGGTCATGCTTTTAGAGCTCATAACTGGGAAGCAACCTATTGATATTTCAATGGACGACAGCTTAGTAGATTGG GCTCGACCACTTCTGACTCGTGCACTAGAAGGGGGCAATGTGGATGAGCTGGTTGATCCACGCTTGGAGAAGAACTACAATCAGAACGAAATGCAACGCATGATAGCCTGCGCTGCTGCAAGCATCCGACATTCCGCAAGAAAGCGTCCAAAAATGAGCCAG ATAGCGCGTATCCTGGAAGGAGACTCCTCCCTGGATGACCTGAATGAGAACGGCTCAAAGCCAGGACAAAGCACAATATTTGGTGCCAGTGGAGAGTACACCAACAGTTCATACAATGCTGACATGGAGAGGTTCAGACAGTTGGCACTTGGCAGCCAGGAGTTCACGAGCAGCGATTACGGAACGTCCAGCTGTGAGAACTCGACAGAGATGGGACCTGGAGGGGCAAGAAAGTAG
- the LOC105803811 gene encoding F-box protein At5g49610 gives MADFEGNNRETLEDDFCLLEDSDLEGDVDERFYELPILSPKAKAKIPVDYNKALKYVDRKEAGLEDVLRDHALHLLPAKTLFRFKTVSRRWDHWISSPLFAHRQTTYFKNVSGLFCQVADHSPSFISFNQDAYGMPDPSLSFFPEPVKVRSSCNGLVCCQGIEDDTYYICSPVTKEWKKLPRPNLYHGAKAAVVLAFEPYVLNFNESYELVCAVTFPDYPVVYFEIYSSRSSSWRVSDTICYELDGSGLHDGGYYMKGVVYWESSSGVILAFGLRDEQCGFLPLPANDEEYGNGALAMKHGELCYIQPRYQDNVCTINIHGNMDMSLKSVINLPYDAGSAFGVCRVLGFINGDILILGLGTRVVSYHVKEQKVELISQHEGGACTRYIPYVNSLVSLRHPLIRDKGLIV, from the exons ATGGCCGATTTCGAGGGCAATAATCGAGAAACATTGGAAGATGACTTCTGTTTACTTGAAGATTCAGATTTAGAGGGGGATGTTGATGAACGTTTTTATGAG CTTCCAATTCTCTCACCCAAGGCTAAAGCTAAGATTCCGGTGGATTACAATAAAGCCCTCAAATATGTAGACAGGAAGGAAGCAGGGTTAGAAGATGTCTTGAGGGACCATGCTCTTCATTTACTCCCTGCAAAAACACTCTTTAGGTTCAAAACTGTTTCCAGAAGATGGGATCACTGGATAAGCAGCCCGCTGTTTGCCCACCGGCAAACTACTTACTTCAAAAACGTATCTGGTCTCTTTTGTCAAGTTGCTGATCACAGTCCTTCCttcatatcattcaatcaagATGCTTATGGCATGCCTGACCCGTCTTTAAGCTTCTTTCCCGAGCCTGTCAAAGTCAGAAGCTCTTGCAACGGTCTGGTTTGTTGCCAGGGTATTGAGGATGATACCTACTACATTTGCAGCCCTGTGACCAAGGAATGGAAAAAGCTTCCTAGGCCAAACTTGTATCATGGAGCCAAGGCAGCCGTTGTACTTGCTTTTGAACCCTATGTACTCAATTTTAATGAATCTTATGAGCTTGTCTGTGCTGTCACATTTCCCGACTATCCAGTTGTCTATTTTGAGATTTACTCATCAAGGTCAAGCTCCTGGAGAGTCTCTGACACTATATGCTATGAGCTTGATGGTTCGGGATTGCATGATGGTGGGTACTACATGAAGGGAGTTGTCTATTGGGAATCCTCTTCCGGGGTCATTCTAGCGTTTGGTTTGAGGGATGAGCAATGCGGATTTCTGCCACTTCCTGCCAATGATGAAGAATATGGAAATGGTGCTTTAGCCATGAAGCATGGTGAGTTGTGTTACATTCAGCCTCGTTATCAAGATAATGTTTGCACTATAAACATTCATGGGAATATGGATATGAGCCTGAAGTCAGTAATCAATCTTCCTTATGATGCGGGGAGCGCATTTGGTGTTTGCAGGGTTTTGGGGTTCATTAATGGTGACATTCTGATACTTGGACTGGGGACTAGGGTGGTTTCTTATCATGTTAAAGAACAGAAGGTGGAACTGATAAGCCAACATGAAGGTGGTGCATGTACAAGGTACATTCCGTATGTGAACAGCCTTGTATCGTTGAGGCATCCGTTGATTAGAGACAAGGGCCTAATTGTGTAG
- the LOC105803812 gene encoding F-box protein At5g49610 codes for MDRGKKLTNFYGNKNSKIYMDLKDIVRENALRYLPAKSLFRCFGVCRDWKHLISTPFFAHNQSNSFQSVSGFFYQSQAGVPSFMSLDPVAYGVPDPSLKFLPEPVDIRSSCKGLLCCQGRTGYKAYYVCNPVTKQWEKLPKPDADHGSDPAVVLVFEPSLLNFTADYKLVCAFPSELDGYEFEIYSSEKRSWIISREICFSERKLMPKSGIHVNGTVYWQMMGFGITAFDLISERFQLLDSAVGTLGMRNGKLCSAYVHAQNLVVNMLSNTHSNTMQMNSHAKMWEEMQPKIHVDISLPASSNNNASGRYGYGHGGVVFIGGDVVLLSNGNKFYSYDMKKRASKDLGELDIDTKAGIVGYVNSLVEL; via the coding sequence ATGGATCGAGGAAAGAAGCTGACTAACTTCTATGGTAACAAAAACAGCAAGATTTACATGGATCTAAAAGACATAGTAAGGGAGAATGCACTTCGTTACCTTCCTGCTAAATCACTTTTCCGGTGTTTTGGAGTTTGTCGGGATTGGAAGCATCTAATATCAACACCTTTCTTTGCGCACAATCAATCAAATTCTTTCCAGTCTGTCTCGGGTTTCTTTTACCAATCACAAGCAGGCGTGCCGTCATTCATGTCTCTTGACCCTGTGGCTTATGGTGTTCCAGACCCATCTTTAAAGTTTCTGCCCGAACCTGTTGATATTAGGTCCTCTTGTAAAGGGCTGCTTTGTTGCCAGGGGCGTACTGGTTACAAGGCTTACTACGTCTGCAATCCTGTTACCAAGCAGTGGGAGAAACTTCCAAAACCAGATGCTGATCATGGGTCTGACCCTGCCGTGGTGCTCGTATTTGAGCCATCATTGCTGAACTTCACTGCTGATTATAAGTTGGTTTGTGCTTTTCCATCCGAACTTGATGGATATGAGTTTGAGATATATTCCTCTGAGAAAAGATCATGGATAATTTCTCGTGAGATTTGTTTTTCTGAGAGGAAGCTCATGCCTAAGTCAGGTATTCATGTGAATGGCACTGTTTATTGGCAGATGATGGGCTTTGGAATTACCGCATTCGATCTCATTTCAGAACGGTTTCAGCTCCTCGATAGTGCAGTTGGGACCTTAGGAATGAGGAATGGGAAGCTTTGTTCGGCATACGTACATGCTCAAAACTTGGTCGTGAATATGCTATCTAATACTCACTCCAATACCATGCAAATGAACAGCCATGCCAAGATGTGGGAAGAAATGCAACCCAAGATTCATGTTGATATTTCATTACCCGCATCATCTAATAATAATGCTTCGGGTAGGTATGGATATGGGCATGGAGGAGTAGTGTTTATTGGTGGGGATGTAGTGTTGCTTAGTAACGGGAACAAGTTTTATTCTTATGACATGAAGAAGAGGGCCTCTAAAGATTTGGGTGAACTTGATATTGATACCAAGGCAGGAATTGTTGGGTATGTGAATAGCCTTGTTGAGCTCTAA